The Brevundimonas vesicularis genome includes the window GCCCGCATAATAGGTCGCCTGCACATCACCCTGGGGCCCGATCTGCAGGGTCTGAACGCGCGGCGCGGGTCGTGCGACCTGCCCCGACAGGGCGGCGGCCATCGGTTCCAGCCGCGCTTGAAGCGCCGACGCCGCCACGTCCCGGCCGGCGGCGGAAACGATCACCAGTTTTGGCGGTCCCTGCGTCGAGGGACGAATCAGTATGCCGGCGTCAGCGCGACCGTCGATGACGGCGCGGTCGAAAGCCTCGAGATCTTCGACGATGCGAAGACGATCGCCCATGTCCTTTGACACCGCCTCGCGGATCGCTGCCGTCGCGGGCGTGCGCGACGCGTCGTGCAGCACGACGGTGGTGTCGATGTCGCCGCGCGCGCCCGCGCCGAAGATCGCTGCGAACAGCAGATAGACCAGGGGTGGCAACAGCAGGGTCAGAATCACGCCGGCGCGGTCGCGCCAAAACCCTTTCGCCCAGGCGCCCGCCACCGCCATCATGACGGCGTCTGCGACAGCTGTGCGACCAGGTCGTCCAAGCCGGGGCGTCGCACGGCGACCTCGCCATCCTCGCCATCGACCACGGCGGCAAGCATCTGGGCGATGGCCAACGCGTCATCGCAGAGCCGCCGCCACTCCAGCCCGTCCTCGGACGCGGTCAGCCCCGCCTGGGCGAACCATTGGGCGGCGGGGTCCGACGCGGGTCGGGTCAGGCGAATGCTGAGCAGCCGGGCTGAGCCGAAGGCGCGATGAAGCAGCGCGTTCGGCGCGCCTTCGGCCAGAACTCGCCCCTGCGCCAGGACACCGATCCGGTCGGCCGTATCGGCGACGAAGATGGCGTCATGGCTGATCAGCAGACAGCCGGCGCCCGCCTTTGCGGTTTCGCGCAGGGCTACGGACAGGACGCCGCGGGTCGACGCATCCACGCCTTCCGTCGGTTCGTCGGCGATCAGCAGCCGCGGTTGTCCGACCAGGGCGGCGCTGAGGTTGGCGCGCCGCTTCCAGCCGCCGGACAGGGTGCGCACCGGCTGGTCCGCGCGCGGGCCGCAGCCGGTCAGGTCGAGCGCGCGGTTCACGGCGGCGCCGCGATCACGCTTGGGCACGCCGCATAGCCGCGCCGTCACATCGACGTTCTCGCGCGGCGACAGGGCCGGAAACAGGGCGCTGTCCTGCGGCGCCAGCCCGATGCGTCCGCGTGGCCCGCCGCCTTCGCCCAGGACGACACGCCCGCGCCGAGCGGGCAGCAGACCCGAAGCGACGCGCGCCACCGTGGACTTGCCCGCGCCATTCGCCCCAAGCAGGGCATAGACTTCGCCCGCAGCAATGCTGAGGCTGAAGTCACGCAGCACGGGTCGGCCGTCGTAGCCCGCATCGATCCCGCTCAGCGACAGGGCCGGCGCGACGTCAGACCCCAAGTTCAGCCTGCTGGAATAGGTCCAGAACGTAGAGGGCCAAGGGGCTGTCATGGCCGACCGCCTCGACCGCCTTGGCCAAGGATTGCCGCACCGCCGCACGGGTCCGGCATTCGCCCCACAGATCGACGAAGGTGGTGGTGTCGTCGTCCTGACCCACATCCTTGCCGACCGCATCGACAGTCGAACAGACATCCAGCAGATCGTCGCAGAGCTGGAAGGCGAAGCCGATCGCCTCGCCGAAAATCGACAGCCGCGCCAGATCCTGCGCATCGCCGCCACCGAGCAGACCGCCGCCGCGCACGGTGGCGACAAACAGGGCGCCGGTTTTCAGATCGTTGATCTGGCGCAAGGCGGTTTCGTCGCGATCCCTCGCGTCGTCGCGCAGGTCGCGCATCTGACCCTCGGACAGACCATCAAAGCCGATCGCCTGCGTCAAAAGGTCCAGGGCCGCCAGACGCATTTCCGCCGGCGCAGGCGTCTGCAGCACCAGACGCGTCGCCTGGTTCAGCAGGGCCACGGCCGCCAGCACGGCAGTATCCTCCCCATGGCGACGGTGCAGGGTCGGCTGGCCCCGACGCAGCGAGGCGTCGTCCATGCACGGCAGATCGTCCAGAACCAGCGACGAGGCATGGACCATTTCCAGCGCGCAGGCGTAATCCAGGGCGTCTTCCGCCTCGCCGCCGACATGCGCCGCCGCCAGCATGGCCAGCACCGGCCGGACGCGTTTTCCCTGTCCCAGCAAGGCCTCGCGGGCCGCCGTGGACAGCAGGCCGTCGTGCGCCGGTGCGACCTCGGACAGACGCGCCTGAACCTGCAGGCGCAGATCGTCGGGGTCGCAGGATGCGCCCGCCAGAGGCGGTTGGCGCCGGATGCCGACGATGGCCATACAGATCTCCCATTGTCGTCGACGTCGCGTTGCGACCACGCGCCGAACCCTTATGATGCCATACGGCATCACGACCGCGTCGGATGCAACCCGCCAGGAGCCGTTTGCGATGTCCACTGACGCCGATGCCTTGATCCGGCGCAAGGACGAACACATCGACCACGTGCGGGCCGGGCGAGGCGTCAGCCAGACGACATCGGGTCTGGACGCCGTTCGTTTCGTTCACGACGCCCTGCCGGATCTCGATCACGACGCCATCGATCTAACGACGCGCTTTCTGGGGCGGCGGGTCGCCTTGCCGTTCCTGATCAGTTCGATGACCGGCGGGCCGTCGCGGGCCGAGGCGATCAATGCGCGGCTGGCTGAGGCGGCCCAGTCCCTGGGCGTGGTTCTGGCGGTCGGCTCGCAGCGTGTGGCGTTGGAGACCGACGGCGGTTTGGGTCTGGGGCTGGACCTGCGACGCCGGGCTCCGGATGCGATGATCCTGGCCAACCTGGGCGCCGTGCAGTTCGCCTTGGGTTATGGCGTCGATGAGGCGCGGCGGGCCATGGAGATGATCGGCGCCGACGCCCTGATCCTGCATCTCAATCCGTTGCAAGAAGGCGTTCAGCCCGAGGGCGATCGCGACTGGCGCGGCGTGGCGCGAGGCATCGAACGGGTCGCGGCGGCCTTCCCGGGGCGTCTGATCGTCAAGGAGACGGGCGCCGGCCTGTCGGGCGCGGTCGCGCGCCGTCTGGCGGACATGGGCGTCGCTGCGCTGGACGTCGCCGGAGCAGGCGGCACCAACTGGGGCCTGATCGAGGGCGCACGAGTGACGGGGGGGCGGGCGGAAGCGCTGGCTGCGCCCTTCGCCGGCTGGGGCGTGCCGACGGCGCGCAGCCTGGCAGACTGCGCCCAGGCCGCGCCGGACCTGGATCTGATCGGGTCGGGCGGCATCCGTGACGGACTGGATGCAGCGCGTGCGATCCGGCTGGGCGCCTGTCTGGTCGGTCAGGCGGCGGGCGTGCTCGAGGCGGCGCTGACCTCGACCGAGGCCGTGGTGGATCATCTGGATCTGATGGCGGCTCAGCTGAGACTGGCCTGTTTCTGCACCGGGTCGGCGGACCTTACCGCCCTGGCTCAGGCGCCGTTGCTGGAAGCGCCGCGTTTCTGAGACAGTTCGGCCTTCAGCGCGCGCGCCGAACGCACCCACAGGAAGCCGAACGATACGCAGCCCTCGCGTGTCCGCACCGCGTGATGCAGCCGGTGGGCCTGAATGCGCCGCGTCCAGAACCCCGAGCGCCCAACGATTCCCGTCGGAAAACGGCGATGCACCAGTCCGTCGTGGAAGAAGAAATAGATCAGTCCATAGGCCGTGACACCCAGGCCGATCGGCAGCGCCCAAGGCCACAGATGCAGGCCCAAGGCGACGAGGATGATGGCCGGGGCGGCGAACACCACGGCGAACAGGTCGTTCTTTTCCAGCACGTCGTCGTGCGGTTCATGATGGCTGCGGTGCCAGGTCCACAGCAGGCCGTGCATGACATAGCGATGCATCGCCCAGGCGAAGACCTCCATCCCCAGGAAGGTGGCGAGGAACAGCAGGATCATCGTCGGCCAGGGCATGACCCCATCATAGGCGCTTTACGGACCGCGCGTCACGACTTGACCCGGCTCGACGTTTCGCCGTCTGTGCGCCCATGTTGAAGGACCTGTTCGTCACCACCCTCGCGCTCAGCCTGATTATCGGCGTGCGCTATCTGCTGGTCGGCGTTGTGACCCATGGCTTGCTGTGGGGCGGGGCGGGACGGGGGCGTCAGTTGAACCACAGGCCGCCGGCGCCGAGACGCATCCGCGCCGAAGTCATCGCGTCCTTGATCGCGTGCCCGATCTACGCCTTGCCGGCCGCACTCGTCATAGAGCTCTGGAAGCGCGGCGGGACGGCGATCTACGACGATATCCATGCCTGGTCGCTGTGGTGGCTGCCCGCCAGCTTCATCGTCTACATGCTGGCCCACGACGCCTTTTACTATTGGGTCCACCGCGGACTGCACCATCCGCGCATCTTCCCCTGGGCCCATGCCGAGCATCATCGGTCGCGCGATCCCAGCGCCTTCGCCTCCTTCGCCTTCGATCCGGCCGAAGCGATCGCCACAGCCTGGTTCCTGCCGGCCCTGACCCTGTTTATCCCCATTCATTGGGGCGTAGCGCTGGCGCTGCTCACCCTAATGACCGCAACCGCCGTACTGAATCACGCAGGCCGAGAAATCTGGCCCGCGTCCTGGCTGAAAAGCGCCCCGCTACGCTGGATAATCACCGCCACCCACCACGACGCGCACCACAAACGCTTCAACGGCAACTACGGCCTGTATTTCCAGATGTGGGACCGATGGGCAGGTAGCGAGCTTTCTTCCGCTCGGAGGAGAAAGGCCTAGACGCCACCGCTTTGAACCAGGATTGTCGGGCGTTCTCAGCGGAAGTCAGCGGGCTTCAGGCCATGCCGCTGCAGCTTGTCGTACAGCGTCTTTCTCGGAACCTGCATTTCGGCCAGCACTGCGGATATGTCCCCACGATGGGACTGTAGCGCGTCGCGCAACAGTTCGGCTTCGAATCTGTTGACGCGGTCGGGAAGGCTCAAGCCTTCGTCGGGCGGGCGGGTCGTGTCGTCGAGCGACAAGGCGACGCGTTCGGCGAAATGCGCCAGTTCGCGGATGTTGCCGGGCCAGTCGGCCTCGACCAACAGGCGTCTTACGCTGTCGCTTATTGTGGGCGTATCAACGCCGTGGCGGTCCGCAGCGCGACGCAGGAAGTGGGCGAACAGCAGGGGAATGTCTTCTCGCCGTTCGCGCAGAGGCGGTACGCGGAGCCGCACGACGTTCAGACGGTAATAGAGGTCTTCGCGAAAAGCGCTCGCGCGGGCGGCCTCGCCCAGATCGATCTTTGACGAGGCCAGCACACGCAGATCTAAGGCGCGGGGCTCATTGGCTCCGATCGGATGGACCTCGCGTTCTTCCAGGACACGCAGAATCTTGACCTGGACGGCCAGAGGCATGCTCTCGACCTCGTCCAGAAACAGTGAGCCGTTGTGCGCCCGTTCAACGTGCCCGACCCGGCGGCGCAAGGCTCCGGCGAAGGCGCCGAGTTCATGACCAAACAATTCGCTCTCGATCAGCCCGTCGGGCAGGGCGCCGCAGTTGACGGCGACGAACGGCGCCAAGCGACGTCGACCACCGTTGTGAAGGGCGCGCGCAACGGCCTCCTTTCCTGTCCCGGTTTCACCTTCGATCAGCACGTCCATCCGGGCGTCGGCGATCTGAGCGATGGTGGCGCGGAGGGCGGTGATAGCGCGAGATGATCCCGCCAGGGGAAGTTCCTGTCCGCTTTCCGAGGCCATCGCCAGCAAGCGACGGTTTTCCAGGACCAGACCGCGTTTTTCCAGAGCGCGGTTCAAGCTGTCTTGAAGGCGCTCAAACGAAAAGGGCTTGGCGACGAAGTCGTAGGCGCCGTCCTTCATCGCTGCGACGGCGTCGGTGATGTCGCCATGGCCAGTGATCATGATGATCGGCAGGGCGGCGTCCAACGCTTGCAGGCGGCTGAGCAACTGGCGGCCATCAAGGCCGGGCATCCGCAGGTCGGTGATGACAACGCCCGGGAAATCGGCGTCAATCGCTCTCAATGCAGGTTCGGACCCCGGAAAAGGGCGGACGTCGTAACCTTCCAAGGTCAGGCGCTCGACCAAGGCATGGCGGAAATCGGCGTCGTCCTCGATCAGAGCGACGGCAGTGGGGCGAGCGAATTCCATCACGCGATCCTCAGCGTGGCGACAAAGGTCGCTCCGACGTCCTCGTCGACCAAGTCAAGCTCGCCGCCGAAACCGGCGATCAGATCTCGACAGATGACCAGACCCAAGCCGAGGCCATTTGCGCGTGTGGTGACAAAGGGCGTGAACAGTTGGGCGCGCACAGCGGGAGGGACGCCAGGACCATTGTCGGAAATGCTCAATCGAACACGGTTCTTATCGCGCGAGACTTTCAGCGTTAGTCGCGGCCGATCGCAGCCTTCCAGCGCTTCTGAGGCGTTCTTGACCAAGTTGACGATCACCTGTTCCAGACGAAAGCGGTCGGCGCGCACTGTGACGTCTGCGTCGCCTTCGCGGATCATTTCGACGCCGCCCTCGTCCAATCGGCCGCGCGTCAGCAGCAAGGCGCCGTAGATCGCGTCTTCCAGGCGGACGATGCCGATTTTGGGATCTGACTTTCTGGAAAAGACCCTTAGACCCTCGGTGATGGCGCCGATGCGCTGTGTCAGGTCGCTGATCCGCGCCAACGCGCCGCGCGCCTTGGCGGGGTCGTCGCGGTCAAGCAGAACGCCGGCGGTCTCTGCCTGTGTCTGGATAGCGGCGACGGGTTGATTGATCTCGTGCGCCACGCTGGCGACGATCTGCCCCAGGGCGGCGAGTTTGCTGGCTTGAACCAGTTCGTCACGCAGCAGTTCGCGTGCGGTCTCGGCTTGGCGGCGTTCCTCGATCTGGCGATTAAGGGCGGCATTGGCGTTACGAAGCTCGTGGGTGCGTTCGTCAATCAGCCTTTCCAATTCCATCCGCGCCTCTTCCTCGGCACGCGCGCGGACAAGGGCCTGTTGGCGACGACGCAGGAGCACGACGATCACGCCTGCCAGCAGGGTGACGATCAGGGCTGCAAGCGCCCGTGCGGTTGCGACGGCCGTTCCAATGGATCCGCGATCCGGCGACAGCAGGTGCAGGGTCCAGCCGGGCGTTTCCGTTGGGATCGCCGCATGCATCCAGCGTTGCTCACGGCCATCGACTGGAGCCTGGATCAGACCCGGTCGATCATTGGTGGGCGTTACGAAGGGGAGGGGACGCAAAGCCTCGGGTTGAAGCGTCTGATCGGTCAATGTCAGCCGCCGTCGACGTTCGTCCAGCGCTTCTGTGGTGCGGAAACGCCATGCGGACACGCTGGTGATCAGCACGACGCCGCCGGGATCGACAACATAGGCCGGCTCACCCGACGCGCGCCATTCGGCCTCGAGAGCGGCGAACTCGACCTTGACCACGACGACGCCCACGGCGGAGCCGCTCGACCCGTCAACGCGCCGCGCCAGATAGAGTCCGGGTCGGCCGGACACGGTGCCCAAGGCGAAGAATTCCGCCTGGCCCTGGTGCATGGCGTTGATGAAATAAGGGCGAAACCCGTAGTCGGCGCCGACGAAACTGGTCGGCAGGCGCCAGTTGCTGGCGGCGCGGGTCCGGCCGTTGGCGTCGATGATATAGATGGCGGCGGCCCGTGTCTGACGCGCCAAAGTCTCCAGTTTAAGGCTGACAGGATCGCCCTTGGCAGTCTGCGGGGCGCTCAGCAGGGCGGCGATGTCGGGATCGCTCGCCAACGCCAGGGGCAGGGAGCGGTGCTTCTCCAGTTCGCTGCGTAGCACGGCCGCATGCAGGGCGGCGGCCGCCTCTGTCTGCCGAGCCAGTTCAATACTAGCGTCACGCCGAGCGACCTCGCCCGCCCCGAAAGCCGCCAGGACGGCAGTCGCGAACCAAGCTCCCGCCGTTATCAGCCAACGGGAGCGCCAAGGTTTTCGAGCCGAGCCTATGACAGGTGAATGCTGCACCTTCCTAGTGTGCGGATAATCGCACGTAAGGGCCAGTCGCCTGGGTGAAAAACCGCACAGATATCTCGATAAACGCTCCCGCTTTCATAGAAAGTGCTTGGTTATCATAAAGATGGAGACGTTCGATCAAGCGCTTTCGCGATGATGGTTCTCGTTGGAAGCTCTATCCAACGGAGCGTGGCGAAGATCGCGCCCATCGAGGAGACTGCGGGATCACCCCCGCACATCAGGAGCCCTTCGTGATCTCAATACCGTCAGAGGCCGCGCCGGTCGTTCGCCGGCCGTTCTATCGTCACCTGTATTTCCAGGTGCTGATCGCTATCGCGCTCGGCGCTCTGATCGGTCACTTCTGGCCGACATTCGGCGAAAGCCTGAAGCCGCTGGGCGACGGATTCATCAAACTGGTGAAGATGGTCATCGCGCCAGTGATCTTCCTGACCATTGTGACCGGCATCGCGGGCATGCGTGATCTTGGAAGCGTCGGTCGCGTCGCCGCCAAGGCCTTCGCATACTTCCTGGTCTTCTCGACTCTGGCTCTGATCGTGGGCCTGATCATCGCCAATCTGGTGCGTCCGGGCCATGGTCTGAACATCGACCCGGCGACGTTGAACGCCGGCGCCGTCGAGCAGTATGCGGCGGCCGCGCACGAGAGCACGATCGTCGGCTTCCTGATGGGCGTCATTCCCGACACGCTGGTCAGCGCCTTCTCGACCGGCAACATCCTGCAGGTTCTGTTCGTGTCGATCCTGTTTGGCCTCGCCCTGGCGTTGGTGGGAGAGCGGGCCCAGCCTGTGGTCGATCTGTTTGAGACGCTCAGCCTTGCCGTGTTCAAGCTGGTCGCCATCGTGATGAAGGCCGCGCCCATCGGCGCCTTCGGAGCCTTCGCCTTTACGATCGGCGCCTACGGCATCGCATCGATCGCCAATCTGGCCGCCTTGATCGTGACCTTCTACGTCACCGCGATCATCTTCGTCGTGGGCGTGCTGGGGCTGGTGGGCGTCGCCAACGGCTTCAACATTCTCAAGCTGATCCGTTACCTCAAAGAAGAGCTTCTACTGGTGCTGGGCACTTCCAGTTCAGAAGCGGCCTTGCCCAGCCTGATCTCCAAGATGGAACGCGCGGGCGCCGCCAAGTCGGTCGTCGGCCTGGTCGTGCCGACCGGCTATTCGTTCAATCTGGACGGCACCAACATCTATATGACGATGGCTGCTCTGTTCATTGCTCAGGCGCTGAACATCGAACTCACCATCTGGCAGCAGATCACGCTTCTGCTGGTCGCCATGCTCAGCTCAAAAGGCGCAGCGGGCATCACGGGCGCGGGCTTCATCACCCTGGCGGCGACCCTGTCGGTCGTGCCGGATGTGCCAGTCGCAGGCATGGCGCTGATCCTGGGCATCGATCGCTTCATGAGCGAATGCCGGGCCCTGACCAACTTCATCGGCAACGCCGTGGCCACCATCGTCGTGGCCCGCTGGGAGAACGCGCTGGATCGCGACGCCCTGAAGGCCGCGCTCGACGGACATCCCTTGCCGGTGGCGGCGCTGCCTGACCCTGCGGCGGGGCCTGGAGACGATCTGGTTCTCGCCAAGGACTGACGGCGAGGACGACTTTTGAATGACGGGACCGACGACATAACGACGGCCCGGGAGGAGGAAACATGAAGATGCAATCCAAGTTCGCACTAATGGCGGGCGCGGCCTCGGCTGTACTGCTGATCTCGGCGGGAGCGGCTCTGGCTCAGGACGCCGCGCCTCAGTCCACGCCAGCGCAGGAGGCTGAGGCGGCGCAGGTCGAGGACATCGTCGTCGTCGGCTCCCAGATTCGCGGCGCCTCCACCACGGCGGCTCTGCCAGTGACCGTCGTCACGCAGGAAGAAATCATCGCGACCGGCGCCGTCAGCGGTGATGATCTGCTGCGGTCCATTCCCCAGATGGGCGATGTGCTGTTCTCCAGCGCCAACAATCCTCAAACCTCGAACGCAGCGCGAGGCGACGTCAACTCGGTCAATCTGCGCTCGCTGGGCGTGGGCAATACCCTGGTGCTCTTGAACGGACGTCGGATCGTTCAGCACCCCACCAGCCAAGGGACGTCAGACACCGGCACGGTGCCTGTGCTCAGCTACAATTCCAACGCCATTCCGGTCTCTGGATTGGAGCGGTTGGAAGTTCTGCTGGACGGCGCCGCCGCCATCTATGGCGCGGATGCGGTCGCGGGCGTGGTGAACACTGTGCTTCAGCAGGATTTCGATGGCTTGGAGATGAAGGCCCAGTACGGCGGCGCGGAGGGCACGCATCGCCGAGAATTCACCTTCGGTATGTTCGCAGGCAAGGATTTCGAGCGGGGCAATCTGTCGGGCTTCCTCGACTACACCAACCGCACCGCCCAGCAGGCCAGCGACGAACCCTATACCGCCTCTGACGACCGCCGCAGCCTGTTCGCCAACGTGCCGGGCTATGAGAATTCGACCGACACCGATGGGCGCTCTTCCTATACAGCCTGGGCCAACTTCCAGACACCATTCCAGGTCCGTCGGGGCACGACTGCTCTGACGACCGGCGCCGGCGCCTTCCACAATCAACCTTCCAGCTTCGGCTGCACCGCGCCGGTTGGGGGTGATGTTTGCCTGGCCAGCGGCAATATCAGCTACAGCGGCGCCGGCCGCGAGTTGCGCTATGACGGGGCGCGGGGCACGACCCAATCGCCGGATATCGAACGGTTGAACCTGTTCGTGTCGGGGCACTACGATCTCGACAACGGCGTCACGGCATTTGGCGAACTCGGCTATTACACGGCGTCGACCCAGAACATTCAGCCGCCGACCATCCTGCTGAACCCGCTGTGGATTCCAGCCAGCAACTACTGGAATCCGTTCGGTCCCGTCACCTTTGCCGACGGCACGCGCAATCCCAATCGTCTCGCTGGCCTGACAAACGTCCCCACAGCCGGGACGGCCGTTAAGCTGGTTCGGTATCGCTTCAACGATCTGGGCGCCCAGGTGGTGGATGTCGACAACTGGCAGTCCCGATTCCTGGGCGGCCTGCGGGGCGAATGGCGCGGCTTCGATTGGGAAACCGCGCTGCTGTATTCGGAAGCCGAGGCCACCGACAGCTCGAACGCCGTCAATCTGACCGCGCTTCAGGCCAATCTCGCCCTGTCGACGCCCGACGCCTACAATCCGTTCAGCGGCGGGTGTGTGAACGACACCAGCTTTGGCGACTGCACGCCCAGTTCTCAGGGCGCGATCGACGCCATCACGACCGACCTGACGCGGGTGTCCAAGACCACGCTGGCGCTGTGGGACTTCAAGGTCAGCCGTCCCGATGTCTTCACCCTGCCGGGCGGACCTGTCGGTGTGGCCCTGGGCGTCGAGGCGCGCCGTGAGACCCAGCGTGACGACCGCGACGCTGATCTGGACGGCACCAACGTCTTCCGCGACAGCGTGTCGGGCGAGATCAGCCAGTCCAACATCGCTGCGGTCAGTTCAAACCCCGATACCTACGGCAAGCGCGAGGTCTATTCGGCCTATGTCGAGTTTGCGGTGCCTGTCGTTTCGCCGGAGATGAACATCCCGCTTGTTCGCAGTCTCGATTTCCAACTGGCCGGTCGATACGAGCACTATTCCGACTTCGGCGATGTGGCTAAGCCCAAGATCGCCATGGCCTGGGATTTGGTCGAAGGCGTACGCGTCCGAGGCTCCTATTCCGAGGGTTTCCGCGCCCCGAACCTGGAACAGACCAACGCGGCGCAGTACGGGCGTCTGTCCACCAATAACGATTACATCCGCTGCGAGGCCGATTTGCGCCTGGGTCGGATCACCAACTTCAACCAATGTTCGCAACCCGCCAGCGCCTCGCTGCTGGTGTCGGGCAATCCCGAGCTTCAGCCCGAGGAAAGCACCAACCAGTCCATCGGCCTGGTGTTGCAGCCCTGGTTCATTCCCGAGCAGTTCGGCCGCTTCACCTTCACGCTGGACCGCTGGAAGATCGAGCAAGAGAAGATCGTCGGTCTGCTGGGCGCGCAGTCGAACGTCGTGCTGGACTACCTGAACATCCTGAACGGCACGCGGAACGACAACGTCAACCGGGCGGCGGTGACGGCCGACGACATCGCCTTCTTCCAGGGGAGCGGAATCACTCCCGTCGGACAGATCGTCTCGGTCAAAGACCAGTTCATCAACCTGCTGCCGCAGACGGTGGAGGGTCTCGACATCGGTCTTCAGTGGCGACTGCGCGGCACGCCCTGGGGCAACTTCCGCGCCAGCGTGAATGCGGCGCATCTGACGAAGTTTGACCGTTCTCCCGGCCCCTTGGTCGAGTCGCTGTTCGCGGCGCGTGAAGCCGGTCAGATCAACGCGAATACACCGCTGCCGATCTCTCAGACCCTGCTGGCTCGCAACGGCCGGCCGGAATGGCGGGTGACGGGTTCGTTCACCTGGTCGCAAGGGCCATGGCAGGTGGGCGCATTCACCCAATACAACAGCGCCGTCACCGAAACCGGCTTCCTCAGCGCCCAAGGCGATCCCTGGCAGGTCGATAGCCAGATCACTGGCAATCTGTATGGTCAGTATGAGTTCGGCGACAACGCCGGCTTTGCGTCCGGCACAACGGTTCGACTGGGTGCGCGCAACGTCACTGACGAGCAGCCGCCGTTGACTTCGTCGGGCTATCTGGGTGCGCTCTACAATCCCTACGGCCGCTACTGGTACGCCAACATCTCCAAGACGTTCTAAGAGAGAGAGGCGCGATGACCGATCGTATCGTTCGAACTCTGGCGGCGGTGGTCGCAGCCTGGGCCGGCATCGCGTCAATGACGCAGGCGCAAGAAACGGAGACGGCCGTCGCGGCGGCTATCGATCCTGCGCCCGCGCCAGCCGATTGCCCGGACTTCGTGCCGGAGCAGACGCGGTGCTGGTCGGGCAGGGCGGTTAAAGGCGGCTACTATTGGATCGCCGTGCCTCAGGACTGGAATGGCGCCCTGATCGTTCACGCGCATGGCGGGCCGCGCCTTAGCGCACCAGAACCGAACGATCCGCTGGAGGATATGGAGCGGTTCTCCATGACGGTGAAGGAAGGCTTCGCCTGGGCGGGCTCGACCTATCGCCGTGGCGGCTATGGCGTACGGATGGCGGCGGAAGACACGGACGATCTGCGCCAGATTTTCTGGAACGCCTTCGGCAAGCCACGTCGAACTCTGGTGCATGGCCAGTCCTGGGGCGGAAACGTCGCGGCCAAGACGGCTGAGCTCTACGCGCGCGATGCCGAGGGACAGGTGGTTTGGGACGGTGTGGTCCTGACCAACGGCGTAATCGGCGGCGGGACCCGCACCTACCGCTTTCGCGCCGATCTGAGAGCGGTGTATCAGTTCTACTGCAACAACCATCCGCTTCCGAACGAGCCCCGGTATCCGCTTTGGCAGGGGCTGCCGCTAGAAAGCGATCTGAACCGGGCGCAGTTGGCGGAGCGGGTCAAAACCTGCACGGGCGTGGGCCTGCCGCTTGCTGAGAGGTCGGCTGAGCAGAAGCGCAATTTGGCGGATATCCTGGCCGTGACGGGCGTGAACGAGGAACAGTTGGTTCCGCATTTGGCCTGGGCGACCTTCCTGTTCAGCGACATGGTTTTGCGTCGTCTTGATGGGCTGAACCCCTTCGATAACAGCCATACGGTCTATCAGGGTTCGCAAGACGACGAGGCGTTGAACGCTGGCGTTCAGCGTTTCGCGGCTGATCCGATGGGTGTGGCGCGCTTGGCCTACGACGCCGATCTCAGCGGTCTGATCGTGGCGCCCACGCTGACGATCCACGCCAAGAACGATGC containing:
- a CDS encoding ABC transporter ATP-binding protein, whose protein sequence is MGSDVAPALSLSGIDAGYDGRPVLRDFSLSIAAGEVYALLGANGAGKSTVARVASGLLPARRGRVVLGEGGGPRGRIGLAPQDSALFPALSPRENVDVTARLCGVPKRDRGAAVNRALDLTGCGPRADQPVRTLSGGWKRRANLSAALVGQPRLLIADEPTEGVDASTRGVLSVALRETAKAGAGCLLISHDAIFVADTADRIGVLAQGRVLAEGAPNALLHRAFGSARLLSIRLTRPASDPAAQWFAQAGLTASEDGLEWRRLCDDALAIAQMLAAVVDGEDGEVAVRRPGLDDLVAQLSQTPS
- a CDS encoding polyprenyl synthetase family protein, with amino-acid sequence MAIVGIRRQPPLAGASCDPDDLRLQVQARLSEVAPAHDGLLSTAAREALLGQGKRVRPVLAMLAAAHVGGEAEDALDYACALEMVHASSLVLDDLPCMDDASLRRGQPTLHRRHGEDTAVLAAVALLNQATRLVLQTPAPAEMRLAALDLLTQAIGFDGLSEGQMRDLRDDARDRDETALRQINDLKTGALFVATVRGGGLLGGGDAQDLARLSIFGEAIGFAFQLCDDLLDVCSTVDAVGKDVGQDDDTTTFVDLWGECRTRAAVRQSLAKAVEAVGHDSPLALYVLDLFQQAELGV
- the fni gene encoding type 2 isopentenyl-diphosphate Delta-isomerase gives rise to the protein MSTDADALIRRKDEHIDHVRAGRGVSQTTSGLDAVRFVHDALPDLDHDAIDLTTRFLGRRVALPFLISSMTGGPSRAEAINARLAEAAQSLGVVLAVGSQRVALETDGGLGLGLDLRRRAPDAMILANLGAVQFALGYGVDEARRAMEMIGADALILHLNPLQEGVQPEGDRDWRGVARGIERVAAAFPGRLIVKETGAGLSGAVARRLADMGVAALDVAGAGGTNWGLIEGARVTGGRAEALAAPFAGWGVPTARSLADCAQAAPDLDLIGSGGIRDGLDAARAIRLGACLVGQAAGVLEAALTSTEAVVDHLDLMAAQLRLACFCTGSADLTALAQAPLLEAPRF
- a CDS encoding sterol desaturase family protein; translation: MPWPTMILLFLATFLGMEVFAWAMHRYVMHGLLWTWHRSHHEPHDDVLEKNDLFAVVFAAPAIILVALGLHLWPWALPIGLGVTAYGLIYFFFHDGLVHRRFPTGIVGRSGFWTRRIQAHRLHHAVRTREGCVSFGFLWVRSARALKAELSQKRGASSNGA
- a CDS encoding sterol desaturase family protein, with the protein product MKDLFVTTLALSLIIGVRYLLVGVVTHGLLWGGAGRGRQLNHRPPAPRRIRAEVIASLIACPIYALPAALVIELWKRGGTAIYDDIHAWSLWWLPASFIVYMLAHDAFYYWVHRGLHHPRIFPWAHAEHHRSRDPSAFASFAFDPAEAIATAWFLPALTLFIPIHWGVALALLTLMTATAVLNHAGREIWPASWLKSAPLRWIITATHHDAHHKRFNGNYGLYFQMWDRWAGSELSSARRRKA
- a CDS encoding sigma-54-dependent transcriptional regulator, encoding MEFARPTAVALIEDDADFRHALVERLTLEGYDVRPFPGSEPALRAIDADFPGVVITDLRMPGLDGRQLLSRLQALDAALPIIMITGHGDITDAVAAMKDGAYDFVAKPFSFERLQDSLNRALEKRGLVLENRRLLAMASESGQELPLAGSSRAITALRATIAQIADARMDVLIEGETGTGKEAVARALHNGGRRRLAPFVAVNCGALPDGLIESELFGHELGAFAGALRRRVGHVERAHNGSLFLDEVESMPLAVQVKILRVLEEREVHPIGANEPRALDLRVLASSKIDLGEAARASAFREDLYYRLNVVRLRVPPLRERREDIPLLFAHFLRRAADRHGVDTPTISDSVRRLLVEADWPGNIRELAHFAERVALSLDDTTRPPDEGLSLPDRVNRFEAELLRDALQSHRGDISAVLAEMQVPRKTLYDKLQRHGLKPADFR